A segment of the Sphingobacterium oryzagri genome:
GGCCGCCGATGATCATGCCTAAACCCACACCCCAATTAAAATTGATAACTAAGATATCTTGATTAGCATGGTTGTTTTTATTGAACTTGTGCTCGGCAATAGCAATCGCGCTGGAATCATTGGCTACAGAAGTCGGCAACCCGAGGGCACTTTCCACATTTTTCTTTATTTCGTAGAAAGGTGACGTTATTGGGAAAGAATGGTTAACGCCTTTTTCCGAGTCGACGAAGCCGGGCATAGTCAGCCCGACAATGCAGCTTGCGCCACTGGGCAACTCCTCTCGCACTTGCTTAGCGACCGTTATAATAGTATCGAAAGCCGTTTCGTCTTCATGGATCTGCGTAGCAACTTGTCTTGAAGTGATCACAAATTGGTGTTTTACATCCACTACGGCAATAGCCGTAAAAAACTGATCGACCGATATGGTTAAAATGAAAGGCAAATTTTCTGCTACCAGGCCATGTTTCATTGCTCTTCGACCACCTGTTGAAGCAGCTAAACCGGACTCTTGGAGTACACCAGCTGCCACTAATCCCGAGACTTCATCCGTAACTTTAGGTATGCTTTTTTCTGTACAAAGGCTCAGCTCTGCTATAGAAAGGGTATCTGCATAATATAGTTGCCTGATAATCTCGTTCGATAATTTCATTTTTAGCGTTATTGGTCCTTTTTTAGGGATGGTCGTTATAACGGCGGTGAAATTAAAAAAACTTTGATAAACAACAAAACTTTTTAAAAAAATTAATAAGTAATTGTTACTTAATTGTTATCACGACACGGAGAGTCGCGATACAGTGAAGAAGTTGCTATATTTCGTAGCTAAAAGAATGCAACGTGCGAATATGGAAGAGATTGGTGAGCTATATTAATAGCAAAAGCCGCCCAAGGGCGGCCTTCGCATGATGTGGAAATTGACAATCTTTAGTTTACATCCCAGAACAACTTGGTATTTACGTTGTCTTGGTCTCTAACTGTGCTGTAGTTTGCACTATTAAATGTGACTTCACCTGGAGGAATGTTCCATTTTACCGGAACTACGCGCTGCAAATCTGAGCTTTGCACAACGAACTGAAAGGTTGGGCTATCCAATCGTCTTACTTCGGCCCAATTTTCTACAGGTTGCATCATGTTAAAATGTAACCACTTTTGCGTTGCAATAAGCTGTATTTTGTTGGAAACGCTTTCCCAGCCAATTCTGGAAAGGTAAGCATTGACCGCAGCATCTGTGGGCGTAGTGGCAGCAGGCACGAGCACATCGTTGCTGACCTGTCTGATGGCTACAAACAAACTAACCGACTGCTTGATACCATTTTGAAAATAGGTCTTTGCCGTGGCATTGTCTCCCCTACGGGCATAATACTCGGCCAGTAAATAATTGACCTCTGATGCTGAAATCAACACGCCTGGGAAAAAATCATTACGTGAAAATGTTGACCGGTTGTAAATCGCTATTCTGCTAGGATTAGCCGCAGTTCCGGCAATCATTGCCGACTGTACCGATCCTGTCAGCGATTGATCCAAGCCGATATACTCACCATTTGCGCCCGCTCCCGGCTCAAAGATAAAAGGCAATCGCGGATCTTGATTTTGCAACATATTATCGATCATCACTTTGCTCGCAATGTTTCCGTTCCAGCTCTCGAGTGCATCTTGAAAACCTGTAGAACTTATCGGAGATGATGGATCGGCAACATCTAGCTGTGCATTATCTGCGTTAGTCAGAATCAACGGATACGTAGCCGGATTCCCTACAATCTCTGCCAACTCGGATTGTGCTCTCGATGAAAATGCAGAGGATGCCGACACCCGGGTTAGCAAGCGCACACGCAGGGAATTACAATATTTCTTCCACAAATTCAAATCACCTTTATTGATCAGATCTTGCGTTCTGAAGACGGAGTTTGCCGGAACAGTGATACCATTCAACTCGGTACTAATCGATTTCAGATCGTCGAGCATCGTCGTATAGATTTGCTCTGCAGCATCGTAAGCTGCATAAGATACGGGGTAATCGCCACCATTAGTGCTAAGTTTTCCTGCCTGCGACCAGGGAATACTGCCATGCAAATCGACAATTTGCTGCGTCTGATCGTAAAACAAGACTTTTGCAGTCAGCATAAATACTTTTGTATTCTCCTGTACTATCGCATCTGATGCATTGAAAACCTTTTCCAATTCGCGAAACTGAGCCAAACCTTCATAATACCTGTTCCAGCGATCTTCAATAGCTGCCGCACCAGGCGTCAGTTGGTTTTCCCCATTTGCCCAACCATTAATCTGGGTGTACCGCGCTATAGTAGGCATAACGGTCACAAAATAATTGCGGTAATCCGGCACCATAAGTTGGCGAAATCCGTAGATAACACCGGTAAACTGGCGCTCCACCGTGGTCGAAACTACCTTAGAAGGGTCACGATAACTCTCGTCAAAAGCTTCTTTCTGGCAGGAGTTGAATGTCGTAAGGGCAACCAGAAAAGCCCCAATAATATATTTTCTTTTCATTGTCGTCAATTTTAAAAACTTGCTCTTAACATTAAACCATACGTTCTTGTTGCCGGGCTCGTACCTGCGTTGCTTACTTGGTTTATCCAGTTTGATCCACCTGTCATTTGCTCTGGATCCAAATCTTTCACCGAACGATAAACGAAGAACAGGTTACGGCCAAATGCTGACAGCTGTACATTTTTTGCTTTCAATTTAGCCGCAACGCTAGTTGGCAATCTATAGCTCAATGAAAGTTCGCGCATTTTGATGTAATTATTTTTCTGTACGTATAGTTCATAACGGGAGTTAGAATACTGTGGTCCGCCCCAGTTATAGGTTTGCGCATAATACATAACTTGCGAAATGATATTCGTATTTGCAGATCCATCAGCCAAAACGCCATCCATCAACATACCGTTATGGTGAACCCTCTCGCCGTTGGGACCAACTTCGCCAGAGTAAGCAACTCCTTTTCCTTGCGCATTAACGTAATAACTCAATCCGCCGTGCTCAGCATCCATATTGTTTAAACTTTCTTCGGTCAATCCACGGCTGGTCATCCAGGCTATACCTGTAGGCATCACATGGCCGCCCCAACGAAAATCCAACAACACATCTAACGAAAATCTTTTGTATTCAAACGTATTCATCAAACCGCCGACAGCTTTTGGCATGGCGTTACCCGCTTTTACCCACGTATTTGGATCTACCTGGTATAATCCGTTGGCTTGTACGATCTTATTGCCATCAGCATCTCTTAAAAGCGGGTGTACCATAATATCGCCCATGGATTGTCCCACTTTGGAAACCAATTGTGCTGCGCCTCCGTCATAATCTCTGTGCAAAAGCTCGCTAGCACCACCAGGTAATGCTTCCACGATGTTTTTATTCATCGAGAAATTCAAGATCGAATTCCATCTAAAGTTTTCGGTTTGTACGATACCGCCCGTGATGGCAAACTCCCAACCTTTGTTACGTAGTGTACCTACGTTTGCTAAAATAGACGATGCTCCAGAAGTTATAGGTAGCGTATACGTCAAGATTTGATCGCGGATTTGTCCGTTGTAGTAAGTCACATCCAAACCTAATCGGTTATTAAATAACTTAGTTTCTAAACCAAACTCAATCTCGTGTTTCGTTTCTGGTTTAATCTTTTCGTTACCAAAACCCGAGGTTGGAACAGTGGTGTAAATTACAGATGCCGCACCACCTTGTGTACCTAAACTCGTTTGCGTTAGGCTCAACGGACTTTGGTAAATAGAAGGATAGTTACCGACCACACCCCACGAACCTCTTAATTTTGCATAGTTCACGTAATCTGGTAAGGTGAAAGCATCGCTAATAATCAAACTCGAGTTCACTGATGGGTAGTACAACACGTTATTATCCGGGTGCATCGTTGAAATACGCTCGCGACGTAATGTTCCTTCCACAAACCAGTAATCTTTAAAGTTAAAATTTACGGAACTGAATAACGCGTCAGTCAATCGGTTTCTCACATAGTTATAGCGGTCGCTAAAACGAGCTAAATTAACGGATGCATTTAAATCGTACCAGTTACGCACACTTAAACCACCGTTCGTTTCGCGCTGCAAAAAGGTATCCTGGCTTTTCGTAGCTGTGTAACCTAGAAGCGCGCCAATTTTTACGTCTGGTGTGATTTGCTTGCTATACGTTGCCAATAAGTCGGTGTAGTATATATAGGCGTTTTGTGAACCCAGCGCATAGAAACCCGTGCTGTTATCCAATGATAATGGACGCTCGGTAGGTTGTTTATCTTCGGTCTTCATCGAAGTAACGTCTGCCGAAAAGCGTGCGCGTAAAGAGAAATCACTCGTTACTTGCCACGTATTGGTAAACGATCCGATCAACCGATTGGAAAACTCATCATAGGTTTTGGCTTTGGTATTCCAAATATACTCCAACACATCACCTTTGTAACCATTGTAGGTGATATTCTCTTCCGGTGTTAAACTCGGGTTTGTGCCAGTAACGTATTTATAACCCAAGCTAGTTTGGTATTTGTTAAGATACCATTCCGGGTTATCAAACGTAGAGATCATCCCGGTAAAGTTATTAATCATACGATCAGTCAAAAACGGTCTATTGTGCGTTTGTTGATTCACGTAGTTAACCACCACATCCGTGGTCAATTTATCCCATAATTTAAAAGATGTATTCAAATTGGCTACATTTTTCTTATTGTAAGATTCTAACGACGTCATTTCGTTATCCTGTCTAGTCAATGAAAAGCGCGTGTTCGAATTTTCGCCCGCATGACTTAGCGCCAAGTTAAAAATAGTATTGGTAGGGTTGTTAAAAAACTTATCATACGAATTTTGTGCAGCGTAAGGTCTTATTTCGCCATCCCAAGATCGAATATCTTGCCCATCGAATTTAGGCCCGAAGTTTAAACTGGTATTCGCGACACCGCGCACGCCATCTGGATAGTAAAAAAACATATCCTGAGCCTGTCCGACGTTTGCATAAGAAAGGTCATATCCAGGGCCTCTGACGTCTTGAAATCTTGGTAAATAAGCAATCCTGTCATGCGTATAGGTTGCATTAAAATCGATCGAAAAGCCTTTTCCACCTTTGCCTGATTTTGTCGTAACCATGACGACACCATTCATGGCTTCAGAGCCGTAAAGCGCAGCTGCCGAAGCACCTTTCAAGAACGATATTGACTCAATATCTTCTGGGTTTAAATCTTCCAACCCATTTCCTCTTGCGCGTTGATCTCCCCAATAATCTGAGTTATTAAAGACGTTCTGACGCATCGGCACACCATCAATGATCACCAAAGGCTGGGAATTTCCGGAAATAGAGTTTGTACCACGGATATTGATATTGATACCCGATGTAGCACCACCCGGCGCGGCGGTGATCCGCACGCCAGGCGCTTTTCCGTAAAGCGCGCCAGCAAAATTGGGCGATCCCGTTTTGGTCAATTCTTCTGAAGCAACCGTACTCATCGCATATCCTAACTCTTTAGGTGCTCTTTTGATACCCATTGCCGTAACAACAACCTCATCAAGGGCATCAGCATCTTCTACCAACGTGACATCTAAAACCCGACCAGATACGACCAGCTCTTGTGCCTCATAACCGACGGTGGAAAAGCGTATCTTATCCCCAACATTTGCTTGAACGGCATAATTTCCCGAATTGTCCGATTGGGTGCTTCTGTTCGTTCCAAGCACGCTAACGGTGACACCAGATAGGGCTCCGCTTGCAGCTGTCACTCTCCCAGTAACAGTTTGCTGTGCAAATAAAGCTGTCATGCTGAATAGCATCAACAACGTTAACATGCAACCTTTTTTGTAAAGTTTGCTCATTTCGATTAAATTAAATTGTGTAGTAATAATTTGGCTTGTGCTCGCTCTCGCAGCGAACAACGCATTACATCTTGCTCGTTCGTACTTTTTCGTTTCGCAATTTTCTCGGCTTTACTTGCTTGTGGCCTTTCATCAAATGATCATGAGCCAGCGCCGACAATACGATTAATTGTTAGTCATTAAGTTAATAATTCACATCACCCACACCGAATATGTGGCCTAGCCACAGATTCACTTCGCGCTGCGAAGTTTTTCTTTATATATCTTTTGTTAGTTGCAATTTATGCTGCGGTTGCCACTGCAGCTGCTGTACCGCGATACAAGCCGACGCCAAAAGCTGCACATCAGTCAGTTCGGAAACCTGTAAAGCCGTATGCCTGGCTAAACGCGGAATGCAATATTCCTGAATCGACGATAAAATTTGCGGTGTAAGTGTTTGCCCAAAAGCCGCCCCACGACCACTAATTATTATTTTCTCTGGATTTAAAATATGAATCAATGTAGCAATACCTTTTCCTAGCATATAAGCTATTTTCTTTATCGAACGGATAGTCAGTTGGTCACCAAGTTCGTAAGCGATCAGCAATTGTTCAAATTGCAACCCTTTTTCTTGCGAAAACACCTCTTCTAAATGTGAACGCTCGCCATTCGCCAAAGAGGCCTGGATATCATCGAAAGCGCAATGCAACGACGCTTCCACCTCTAAGCATCCCTTTTTTCCGCAAGAACAAAGTTTACTCTCATCACCCAGCGGAATGTGACTAAATTCACCTGCGAAGCCGCTATGCCCGCGAAATAACTTACCCTGAATGAGCATGCCCAAGCCAACTCCCCAATTAAAGTTAATCACCAGTGCGTCATCCACTTGCCTCGCGCTTCCGAAGTACTTTTCAGCGATGGCAATAGCTGATGAATCATTTTCAATGTAGGTTGGAATGCCAAAAGCTTCAGTAATATGCTCACGCAAAGAAAATAAAGGCGAACCTTCGGCAAAGGAATTGTTAATACCTTTTTCTGCATTCACAAAGCCCGGTATCGTTATGCCTATTGCTAAAATGGATAATCCCTCAACCCGCGACAACGTGGCCGATAACATAGCCAGCAATACGGCATACACCCCTCGATCATTCTTTAATTCAATTGCCTGACTTTCAGAAGGAAAAAGCCGACGATTGGCTAGATCAGACAGCGCGATACTGATAGAGTATTGATCGATAGCAACGGCGATAATGCAACCATTTACCTCGGTATTTAATGCAAAATTCATGGCCCGTCGACCTCCTGTTGATGCACGCAAACCGATATCGGAAACTAAGCCCCCTTCCAACAACTCATTTATTGCACGTGTCACCAATGGAATACTTTTGCCGATACCTTCGCTAATCTCCGCTATCGATTGCGTACTATAAAAGTACAGATGTTTCAAAATTGCTGTCTTTAGGCTATCCACAATCGTTAGTTTAATTTGTATTATCCTATTAGTTAGTTGAAGCAAATGTAAAAGTTGGAATAATATCTTCCAAATACTTTTAAAAAAAATTAAAAAGTAATTAAAAGATTATAATTTATAATTCCATAAGCTGGTAAAAATTGTATAGTTTACATTTGTAAGCTATCGAAACAAAAAAACATGCGAAATGCATTCGTACGGGCATTATTTTTAGCTCAGGTTGTTGCAAGATCAAGCCACTTTGTTAACAATTAAATAACATCGATTTTACAATAGGTCTAGAGTAATTAATTTTTTTGGACGTGATTTTTTTTTAAAATAATAACAGACCATCTACGTAAGTCGTTACAATTCAATTCTTTTTGCAGATAAAACAGGCAAAAACATGCCATACTGAGCTTGCTCAAACGACGCTTAAGGGTAAAAATTTTGGTAGTAAAACAACGGAGATTGCCGAAATCCAGAAGCGATTGGAAAGAGATTAGCAAAAGCGGATGCACACAGCACTGCATCCTTATGAATAAACCGCCTATTTTTGTATGGAGTAATTAGCCCTCTTTACACAAAACGCCATACGCGAACAGTTGGCGACTGGCTACTTTGAGCGTATCATACCACATTTGGCTGGGCTATCTTCGAATAATCAGAAAAGTTGACTTGCTGCATAGCTATGCAAACAGAAGCCAACAGCTGCACATGAGGTAATTCGGACACCTCAATTGCGGTTTTTGCGGCGAGTCTCGGTATGCAGTACTCTTGAATGGAAGATAGGATTTGAGGAACTAGCGTCGGGCCAAAAACAGCGCCACGACCACTGATGATGATTTGATCAGGATTTAATATATGAATCAGCGTAGCGATTCCCTTGCCTAGCATGTAAGCAATCTCTTTGATGGCTCGAATAGTTAATTGATCGCCTTTGGCGTATGCCGCTTGTAATTGTTTAAATTGTATCGCTTTTTCTAACGTGCAAAAGTTTTCCAGATTTGATCGTTCGCCATTCGCCAGCGAAGCTTGTATGTTTTCTAAAGCACAATACAGCGAAGCCTCCACTTCCAGGCAGCCTTTCTTTCCACAAGAGCAAAGTTTAGTTTCATTACCTAAGGGAATATGGCTAAACTCTCCCGCAAATCCGCTATGTCCACGAAATAAACGTCCTTGAAACAACATCCCCAGCCCCACTCCCCAATTGAGATTAATGACTAAGGCGTCAGCAACCTTCCTCGCTTTACCAAAGTATTTTTCGGCGATAGCAATAGCAGAGGAGTCGTTTTCTATAAATGTTGGAATTTGGAAATGCATACAGATGTTATCGCGGAGCGCAAACATCTGCGAATCATCTGCGAATGAAGTGTTCAACCCTGTAAACGAATTAACGAATCCGGGCATCGTAACGCCAATTGCCAATATCCGGCTTTGGTCTACCTGCAGCAGCAGTTGTGCTATTAGCTGTAAGATTGCTTCGTATGTTTCCTTTTCTTGTTCCAAATGGATGCTTACCGTTTGTGCTGTAACCAGCACGGTGTTATGCACATCGAAAATAACGGCATTTATAGCGTACTGGTCTATCGCAACGGCCACAACTCCTGCATTCTTTTCCGCATTCAGCGCAAAACTTTTTGCGGGCCGCCCCCCTGTAGAAGCACGAAACCCCAAATCAGCGATCAAACTTTCCTGAAGAAGCTCGTTGATGATACGCGTGACCAATGGAATACTTTTATTTATTCCCTCGGCTATTTCTGCAATAGACTGCGCCCCGTAAAAGTATAGTTGCTTTAGTATAATTGATTTCAGGCTCTCCACAAACTTCCATTTAAATTGATCTGCACTATGGTTAAATTAAGATTAAAACTACTAAAATAATATCACCTAGAGATGTCGAAATAAAATAAAATTAACATGGAAGACATCAGCAGATAGCCACAACGATTAGCTAACATGGGGTAGGATAGAGCTACTCCAAGGCCGAGGCAGATCCGAAAACGAGCAAAACATATATTCAGCAGCCGCATTGTATCATTTTAAGCAGAAAAAAATTCTGCTATATCAATAGCAACTAAAGACTAGTCAGAAAAAACTGTAATCGAAACCAACTAAATAGAAAGATTAATCATCGAGTTATTATTGACAATTCCCTTTGGAAATTAGTAGACAAAACATGCATATCGCTTTTCAAATATCACGCTCCAAATAGTAACAAAAAAAATATACATGTCGGAAATATCACGTTTAAAAATCTGGTTAAGACGAATACTACATGGAGCATTATTAAATAATAATTGAAAATAAACAGCTGATTTTCATCGAAAAATTTTATCTTTCAAATGATTTGCAACAGCAATATCCCCAAATAAACGTAAGTACAGCAGCAAATTAACTTATACATGAAACAACGATACTATTCCCTTGATGTTTTTCGAGGAGCAACGGTCGCGCTAATGATCTTAGTGAATAATCCCGGAACTTGGGCATATGCCTTCGCTCCGCTGAAACATGCACCGTGGCACGGTTGTACACCCACCGATCTGGTTTTTCCATTTTTTCTTTTTGCCGTGGGCAA
Coding sequences within it:
- a CDS encoding SusD/RagB family nutrient-binding outer membrane lipoprotein; the encoded protein is MKRKYIIGAFLVALTTFNSCQKEAFDESYRDPSKVVSTTVERQFTGVIYGFRQLMVPDYRNYFVTVMPTIARYTQINGWANGENQLTPGAAAIEDRWNRYYEGLAQFRELEKVFNASDAIVQENTKVFMLTAKVLFYDQTQQIVDLHGSIPWSQAGKLSTNGGDYPVSYAAYDAAEQIYTTMLDDLKSISTELNGITVPANSVFRTQDLINKGDLNLWKKYCNSLRVRLLTRVSASSAFSSRAQSELAEIVGNPATYPLILTNADNAQLDVADPSSPISSTGFQDALESWNGNIASKVMIDNMLQNQDPRLPFIFEPGAGANGEYIGLDQSLTGSVQSAMIAGTAANPSRIAIYNRSTFSRNDFFPGVLISASEVNYLLAEYYARRGDNATAKTYFQNGIKQSVSLFVAIRQVSNDVLVPAATTPTDAAVNAYLSRIGWESVSNKIQLIATQKWLHFNMMQPVENWAEVRRLDSPTFQFVVQSSDLQRVVPVKWNIPPGEVTFNSANYSTVRDQDNVNTKLFWDVN
- a CDS encoding ROK family protein; the encoded protein is MKLSNEIIRQLYYADTLSIAELSLCTEKSIPKVTDEVSGLVAAGVLQESGLAASTGGRRAMKHGLVAENLPFILTISVDQFFTAIAVVDVKHQFVITSRQVATQIHEDETAFDTIITVAKQVREELPSGASCIVGLTMPGFVDSEKGVNHSFPITSPFYEIKKNVESALGLPTSVANDSSAIAIAEHKFNKNNHANQDILVINFNWGVGLGMIIGGQLYTGHSGYAGEFSHIPLANSYKLCSCGKKGCLEVEASILAVMENVHNALADGEPSFLQQVLDRQAHILFSDVVRAFELGDQVALKAVSKSMHMLGKGLSTLIHIMNPERIIMSGKAGIFGEALLPALHSSIQEYCIPRLLRFTTVSISDTQNIQTIAAACTAVQQTTLIQPQITQLNLQQL
- a CDS encoding ROK family transcriptional regulator, which encodes MESLKSIILKQLYFYGAQSIAEIAEGINKSIPLVTRIINELLQESLIADLGFRASTGGRPAKSFALNAEKNAGVVAVAIDQYAINAVIFDVHNTVLVTAQTVSIHLEQEKETYEAILQLIAQLLLQVDQSRILAIGVTMPGFVNSFTGLNTSFADDSQMFALRDNICMHFQIPTFIENDSSAIAIAEKYFGKARKVADALVINLNWGVGLGMLFQGRLFRGHSGFAGEFSHIPLGNETKLCSCGKKGCLEVEASLYCALENIQASLANGERSNLENFCTLEKAIQFKQLQAAYAKGDQLTIRAIKEIAYMLGKGIATLIHILNPDQIIISGRGAVFGPTLVPQILSSIQEYCIPRLAAKTAIEVSELPHVQLLASVCIAMQQVNFSDYSKIAQPNVV
- a CDS encoding ROK family protein: MDSLKTAILKHLYFYSTQSIAEISEGIGKSIPLVTRAINELLEGGLVSDIGLRASTGGRRAMNFALNTEVNGCIIAVAIDQYSISIALSDLANRRLFPSESQAIELKNDRGVYAVLLAMLSATLSRVEGLSILAIGITIPGFVNAEKGINNSFAEGSPLFSLREHITEAFGIPTYIENDSSAIAIAEKYFGSARQVDDALVINFNWGVGLGMLIQGKLFRGHSGFAGEFSHIPLGDESKLCSCGKKGCLEVEASLHCAFDDIQASLANGERSHLEEVFSQEKGLQFEQLLIAYELGDQLTIRSIKKIAYMLGKGIATLIHILNPEKIIISGRGAAFGQTLTPQILSSIQEYCIPRLARHTALQVSELTDVQLLASACIAVQQLQWQPQHKLQLTKDI
- a CDS encoding SusC/RagA family TonB-linked outer membrane protein, which translates into the protein MSKLYKKGCMLTLLMLFSMTALFAQQTVTGRVTAASGALSGVTVSVLGTNRSTQSDNSGNYAVQANVGDKIRFSTVGYEAQELVVSGRVLDVTLVEDADALDEVVVTAMGIKRAPKELGYAMSTVASEELTKTGSPNFAGALYGKAPGVRITAAPGGATSGININIRGTNSISGNSQPLVIIDGVPMRQNVFNNSDYWGDQRARGNGLEDLNPEDIESISFLKGASAAALYGSEAMNGVVMVTTKSGKGGKGFSIDFNATYTHDRIAYLPRFQDVRGPGYDLSYANVGQAQDMFFYYPDGVRGVANTSLNFGPKFDGQDIRSWDGEIRPYAAQNSYDKFFNNPTNTIFNLALSHAGENSNTRFSLTRQDNEMTSLESYNKKNVANLNTSFKLWDKLTTDVVVNYVNQQTHNRPFLTDRMINNFTGMISTFDNPEWYLNKYQTSLGYKYVTGTNPSLTPEENITYNGYKGDVLEYIWNTKAKTYDEFSNRLIGSFTNTWQVTSDFSLRARFSADVTSMKTEDKQPTERPLSLDNSTGFYALGSQNAYIYYTDLLATYSKQITPDVKIGALLGYTATKSQDTFLQRETNGGLSVRNWYDLNASVNLARFSDRYNYVRNRLTDALFSSVNFNFKDYWFVEGTLRRERISTMHPDNNVLYYPSVNSSLIISDAFTLPDYVNYAKLRGSWGVVGNYPSIYQSPLSLTQTSLGTQGGAASVIYTTVPTSGFGNEKIKPETKHEIEFGLETKLFNNRLGLDVTYYNGQIRDQILTYTLPITSGASSILANVGTLRNKGWEFAITGGIVQTENFRWNSILNFSMNKNIVEALPGGASELLHRDYDGGAAQLVSKVGQSMGDIMVHPLLRDADGNKIVQANGLYQVDPNTWVKAGNAMPKAVGGLMNTFEYKRFSLDVLLDFRWGGHVMPTGIAWMTSRGLTEESLNNMDAEHGGLSYYVNAQGKGVAYSGEVGPNGERVHHNGMLMDGVLADGSANTNIISQVMYYAQTYNWGGPQYSNSRYELYVQKNNYIKMRELSLSYRLPTSVAAKLKAKNVQLSAFGRNLFFVYRSVKDLDPEQMTGGSNWINQVSNAGTSPATRTYGLMLRASF